One Heptranchias perlo isolate sHepPer1 unplaced genomic scaffold, sHepPer1.hap1 HAP1_SCAFFOLD_70, whole genome shotgun sequence genomic region harbors:
- the LOC137318388 gene encoding zinc finger protein 229-like, whose product MEKSWKCGDCGKGFNYPSQLETHRRRHTGERPFTCSVCGKGFTQSSHLQAHQRVHTGERPFTCSMCGMRFTLSNELLKLQRTHTGERPFTCNECGKGFTQSSNLLTHQRVHTGERPFTCSVCGKGFTQSSSLIEHQLVHTDKRLFKCSDCEKSFKRKSDLLTHQRTHTGERPFTCSVCGKGFTQSSSLLIHQRVHTGERPFTCSVCGKGFTRSSHRLRHQRIHTGERPFTCSVCGKGFTHSSSLLTHQLVHTDKRPFKCSDCEKSFKRKKDLLTHQRTHTGEKPFNCTECGKRFSQSSNLQTHQYIHNGERLFTCSVCGKGFTRSSYLSEHQHVHTEKRPFQCSDCEKSFKRTRDLLRHQRIHTGERPFTCSVCGKGFTLSTNLLIHQRVHM is encoded by the exons ATGGAGAAatcgtggaaatgtggggactgtgggaagggattcaattacccgtcccagctggaaactcatcgacgcagacacactggggagaggccgttcacctgctccgtgtgtgggaagggattcactcagtcatcccacctgcaggcgcaccagcgagttcacactggggagaggccattcacctgctccatgtgtgggatgagattcactctctc aaatgagctgctgaaactccaacgcactcacactggggagaggccgttcacctgcaatgagtgtgggaagggattcactcagtcatccaacctgctgacacaccagcgagttcacactggggagaggccgttcacctgctccgtgtgtgggaagggattcactcagtcatccagccttattgaacatcagcttgttcacactgataagagacttttcaaatgttctgactgtgagaagagctttaaaagaaaaagtgatctgctgacacaccaacgcactcacactggggaaaggccgttcacctgctccgtgtgtgggaagggattcactcagtcatccagcctcctgatacaccagcgagttcacactggggagaggccgttcacctgctccgtgtgtgggaagggattcactcgatcatcccaccggttgagacaccagcgaattcacactggggagaggccgttcacctgctccgtgtgtgggaagggattcactcattcatccagccttctgacacatcaacttgttcacactgataaaagaccttttaaatgttctgactgtgagaagagctttaaaagaaaaaaggatctactgacacaccaacgtactcacactggggagaagccgttcaactgcactgagtgtgggaagagattcagtcagtcatccaacctgcagaCACACCAATAtattcacaatggggagaggctgttcacctgctccgtgtgtgggaagggattcactcgttcatcctacCTCAGTGAACATCAACATGTTCACACTGAGAAAAGACcctttcaatgttctgactgtgagaagagctttaaaagaacaagggatctactgagacaccaacgtattcacactggggagaggccgttcacctgctccgtgtgtgggaagggattcactctgtcAACCAACCTActaatacaccagcgagttcacatgtga